The following proteins are encoded in a genomic region of [Eubacterium] hominis:
- a CDS encoding sigma-70 family RNA polymerase sigma factor — protein MKPSDFQKTIQCQFESKFKKVVKGIVKNYQKELKRRKKNEIPFCELPEIIVEKFTVWDDYETDYTIFNVCGNDIRVYDDELAEALKKLSDRNRENLLMYYFLEMNNEEIARVQNISRSGVFQNRYNSLELMKKILKEEK, from the coding sequence ATGAAACCGTCTGATTTCCAGAAAACAATACAATGCCAGTTTGAAAGTAAATTTAAGAAAGTTGTCAAAGGCATTGTAAAGAATTACCAAAAAGAGTTGAAGCGAAGAAAAAAGAATGAAATTCCATTCTGTGAACTTCCAGAGATTATTGTTGAGAAATTTACTGTCTGGGACGATTACGAAACCGACTATACTATTTTCAATGTTTGTGGCAATGATATTCGTGTTTATGACGATGAACTTGCAGAAGCCTTGAAAAAGCTGTCTGACCGTAACCGAGAAAATTTACTGATGTACTATTTCTTGGAAATGAACAACGAAGAAATTGCCAGAGTACAAAACATTTCCAGAAGTGGAGTTTTTCAAAATCGGTACAACTCATTGGAACTTATGAAAAAAATACTCAAGGAGGAAAAGTAG
- a CDS encoding ABC transporter permease, which yields MKAMLYGIKVQLKIDIRSKTLLVTCYVVPLLFFAIMGGIFTSLMPEAKNTLIQSMTVMGVSMGAFIGVPPSMVEVYGTDIKKMYIANGIPLCFGVITLVVSAFIHLMIMSMIIFTLAPIVFHSTIPSNIPLYFITLALFVIVSLAISCVLGLAVKNQAKLTMYSQVVFLPSIMLSGIMFSAELLPNFLESMGKLFPATWGYTLLIQKNIDVSTFIPIVIILIISVFISVQLLKKIRSE from the coding sequence ATGAAAGCTATGTTGTATGGAATAAAGGTACAATTAAAAATAGATATTCGCAGTAAAACACTATTAGTAACCTGCTATGTCGTCCCACTACTATTTTTTGCGATTATGGGCGGTATTTTTACTTCTTTAATGCCAGAAGCGAAGAATACATTGATACAATCTATGACAGTTATGGGGGTTTCAATGGGAGCTTTCATAGGTGTACCACCATCAATGGTTGAAGTATATGGTACGGACATAAAGAAAATGTATATAGCAAATGGGATACCTTTATGTTTTGGTGTAATTACCTTAGTTGTATCTGCATTTATCCATTTAATGATAATGAGCATGATTATTTTTACACTTGCACCGATTGTATTTCACTCTACTATCCCGTCAAATATTCCGTTATATTTTATAACACTTGCCTTATTTGTTATTGTATCGCTTGCTATTTCATGTGTGCTGGGGTTAGCTGTTAAAAATCAAGCAAAACTGACAATGTATAGTCAAGTTGTCTTTTTACCCTCTATTATGTTGTCTGGTATCATGTTTTCGGCAGAATTACTTCCAAACTTTCTTGAAAGTATGGGAAAACTGTTTCCTGCAACATGGGGATATACTTTGTTGATACAAAAGAATATTGACGTAAGTACATTTATTCCTATAGTAATTATTCTGATTATTTCTGTTTTTATAAGTGTGCAATTATTGAAAAAGATACGTTCTGAATGA
- a CDS encoding ABC transporter ATP-binding protein, producing the protein MSYAIEITDLKKKYGNHEVLKGINFCVEHGEVFGILGINGAGKTTILECIEGFRKYHSGNIKISGNIGIQLQSASLPAYMKVSEVIQLFSKWKRAEIDNSLLMALGVTDLQKKLYTELSAGQKRRLHLALALIGKPDILFLDEPTTELDVEGRISLHNEIRKLNQNGTTIILSSHDMAEVEALCTRIAILNNGVISFIGTTDELASKVGKKYNIKIVSELGENEYSAVNVADTLLSILEEYKQKNIDIFDIKVNRGTLEQHFINLSRGCKQ; encoded by the coding sequence ATGTCTTATGCAATAGAAATTACCGATTTGAAGAAAAAGTATGGAAACCATGAAGTATTGAAAGGTATTAACTTTTGTGTTGAGCATGGAGAAGTATTCGGTATTTTGGGTATCAATGGAGCAGGTAAAACAACTATTCTTGAATGTATCGAAGGCTTTCGTAAATATCATTCTGGTAATATAAAAATATCGGGAAATATTGGTATTCAATTACAATCAGCTTCGTTACCTGCTTATATGAAAGTAAGTGAAGTAATTCAGTTGTTCTCGAAATGGAAACGTGCAGAGATTGATAATTCCTTACTAATGGCGTTGGGAGTAACAGATTTGCAAAAGAAGTTATACACAGAATTGTCGGCAGGACAAAAAAGAAGATTACATTTAGCTCTTGCTCTTATTGGAAAGCCAGACATCTTATTTCTCGACGAACCGACAACGGAACTTGATGTAGAGGGACGTATATCTCTGCATAATGAAATTCGGAAGTTAAATCAAAATGGTACAACAATAATTTTGTCTAGTCATGATATGGCAGAGGTTGAAGCTCTTTGTACCCGTATCGCTATTCTAAATAATGGGGTAATTAGTTTCATAGGTACAACTGACGAATTAGCGTCAAAAGTAGGCAAGAAATACAACATAAAAATAGTAAGTGAATTGGGCGAAAACGAATACTCTGCTGTCAATGTTGCAGATACCTTGTTAAGTATTTTAGAAGAATACAAGCAGAAAAATATTGATATTTTCGATATAAAGGTAAATCGAGGTACATTAGAACAGCACTTTATCAATCTTTCAAGGGGGTGTAAACAATGA
- a CDS encoding MerR family transcriptional regulator, with amino-acid sequence MNKKKAIPENFMTVGELAKKMGTTVRTLQYYDKEGLLSPTTESEGGRRLYTHKDMIKLHQILSLKSLGFSLDDIKNKLISLDTPEEVATVLNEQSLAIQQKIEQLTEAVTAIETLKNEVLQMQVVDFKKYADIIVNLQMNNEYYWLIKHFDDTTLEHIRNRFDKESGMDFMHRFNQLNDKVIRLKEKNIAPEDKQAQALAQEFWNMVMEFTNGDMSMLPTLMKFDNLIGDNNEWLEKQKQVNEYLQPALELYFQNAGINAFEGV; translated from the coding sequence ATGAATAAAAAGAAAGCTATACCAGAAAATTTTATGACTGTTGGAGAACTTGCAAAGAAAATGGGGACAACAGTACGAACACTTCAATATTATGACAAAGAGGGCTTGCTTTCCCCTACTACTGAAAGTGAGGGGGGACGCAGATTATATACGCATAAGGATATGATAAAACTTCATCAAATCTTATCATTAAAGTCTTTGGGCTTTTCGCTTGATGATATAAAAAACAAACTGATTTCTCTTGATACACCAGAAGAAGTAGCAACCGTTCTTAATGAGCAGTCGCTGGCTATTCAACAGAAAATAGAACAATTAACAGAAGCAGTAACAGCGATTGAAACATTAAAAAATGAAGTCTTGCAAATGCAAGTTGTAGATTTCAAAAAATATGCTGACATTATCGTTAATCTACAAATGAACAATGAGTATTACTGGTTAATAAAACATTTTGATGATACAACATTAGAACATATCCGTAACCGATTTGATAAAGAAAGCGGAATGGACTTTATGCACCGTTTCAATCAACTAAACGATAAAGTTATAAGGTTAAAAGAGAAGAATATAGCACCAGAGGATAAGCAGGCACAAGCATTAGCACAAGAATTTTGGAATATGGTTATGGAATTTACAAATGGGGATATGAGTATGCTTCCTACATTGATGAAATTTGATAATCTCATAGGCGATAATAACGAGTGGTTAGAAAAGCAAAAACAAGTAAATGAATATCTGCAACCTGCATTAGAGTTATATTTTCAAAATGCTGGTATAAATGCTTTCGAGGGGGTGTAG
- a CDS encoding MATE family efflux transporter yields the protein MNSNPLAKNFNTGSLLKFAFPTISMMLFMGLYTIVDTIFVSRFVNTNALSAINIVCPVINLIVGLGTMIATGGSAIVARKMGAGEPKRAKQDFTLLILFGFILGVIIFVLGIIFIDEIIYALGADKVLFPYCKDYLTIILLFTPASMLQVLFQNLFVTAGKPTLGLVLSVCAGAMNIVFDYLFMVIFDMGIAGAGFGTGIGYLIPAITGIIVFSKKSGTLSFVKPIIDIKVLGESCINGSSEMVSQLSTAITTFFFNRTMMNLLGVNGVASITIIIYTQFLLTTLFIGFSMGVAPVISYNFGANNYYGLKKIYKICISFIFVGSLFIFALSFINGNSLVRLFTGTNEAVYKIAINGFMIFVFSFLFSGFNIFSSAIFTALSNGKLSALISFLRTFGFIMIGLLVMPQFIEITGVWLAVPVAEILTLCISLYLNFRLWRSWNNQNNSYEKIQNWKIVG from the coding sequence ATGAATAGTAATCCTCTTGCAAAAAATTTTAATACTGGGTCTTTATTAAAATTTGCTTTCCCGACCATATCCATGATGTTATTTATGGGTCTTTACACAATTGTAGATACCATATTTGTATCACGATTTGTCAATACAAATGCTTTATCAGCAATCAATATTGTTTGTCCCGTTATCAATTTAATAGTAGGATTGGGAACAATGATAGCTACGGGTGGTAGTGCCATAGTTGCAAGAAAAATGGGAGCAGGAGAACCCAAACGAGCAAAGCAAGATTTTACACTACTTATTTTATTTGGTTTTATTTTGGGAGTAATAATTTTCGTTCTAGGAATTATCTTTATTGATGAAATTATATATGCTCTTGGAGCTGATAAGGTTTTATTTCCATATTGTAAAGACTATTTAACTATTATTTTACTTTTTACACCTGCAAGTATGTTGCAGGTACTATTTCAAAATTTATTTGTAACAGCAGGAAAACCAACTTTAGGACTGGTTCTTTCTGTATGTGCTGGTGCAATGAATATCGTATTTGATTATCTTTTTATGGTTATATTTGACATGGGGATTGCTGGTGCAGGATTTGGAACTGGAATTGGTTATTTGATACCAGCCATTACGGGAATAATTGTCTTTAGTAAAAAATCGGGAACATTGTCTTTTGTAAAACCTATTATAGATATTAAAGTACTTGGAGAAAGTTGTATAAATGGTTCATCAGAAATGGTTAGTCAGCTTTCAACGGCAATTACTACATTCTTTTTCAATCGTACAATGATGAATTTATTAGGTGTAAATGGTGTGGCTTCTATTACCATAATTATATATACACAATTTTTGCTTACAACATTATTTATTGGTTTTTCAATGGGTGTTGCCCCAGTTATTAGCTATAATTTTGGAGCAAACAATTATTACGGATTAAAGAAAATATATAAAATCTGTATTTCTTTCATTTTTGTAGGTTCATTATTTATTTTTGCGTTATCCTTTATAAATGGAAATAGTTTGGTACGTTTATTTACTGGGACAAATGAAGCGGTATATAAAATTGCAATAAACGGATTTATGATATTTGTATTTAGTTTTCTTTTTTCGGGCTTCAATATATTTTCATCTGCAATTTTTACTGCATTATCTAACGGTAAGCTATCTGCTTTGATTTCTTTTTTAAGGACATTCGGCTTTATAATGATAGGCTTGTTGGTAATGCCTCAGTTCATTGAGATAACAGGTGTATGGTTGGCTGTTCCCGTTGCTGAAATATTAACACTATGTATTTCATTATATTTGAATTTTCGTCTTTGGCGTTCGTGGAACAATCAGAATAACAGTTATGAAAAAATACAGAACTGGAAGATTGTAGGGTAA
- a CDS encoding GNAT family N-acetyltransferase — protein sequence MVNKVENIITVINYIENNLTEKLNLSSIAMGVGYSKYHLHRMFVETVGLSIHDYVQRRQLTESAKLLVFSDKSILEISLIAGYESQQAFTNIFKQMYKKTPNEYRMNEEFYPLQLRFDLIQTVKQKLSQQEMEENIRFATTTDIPACLELAYLVIDGFPNLNENEFLTELKKGILEQRVLILTDNAIAIALMSINYHTGSIDFFGVHPLYRKCGIAKLFLDKVMNELLVDKDISVTTFREGDKADTGYRKAYKELGFAEAELLVEFGYPTQKLVLFSKNGGSTNE from the coding sequence ATGGTCAATAAGGTTGAAAACATTATAACGGTGATCAATTACATAGAAAACAATCTCACAGAAAAGTTGAACTTATCCTCTATTGCAATGGGTGTTGGTTATTCAAAATATCATTTGCATAGAATGTTTGTCGAAACTGTTGGATTGTCTATACATGACTATGTACAACGCAGACAATTAACAGAGTCTGCAAAACTTTTAGTGTTTTCTGATAAATCCATTCTTGAAATCTCGCTTATTGCTGGTTATGAAAGTCAGCAGGCATTTACAAATATTTTTAAGCAGATGTATAAGAAGACGCCTAACGAATATCGAATGAACGAAGAATTTTATCCGTTACAGCTTAGATTTGATTTGATACAGACAGTTAAACAAAAATTATCACAACAAGAAATGGAAGAAAATATCAGATTTGCTACAACAACAGATATACCTGCCTGTCTAGAACTAGCTTATTTAGTAATAGACGGTTTTCCAAATTTGAACGAGAATGAGTTCTTAACAGAATTAAAAAAAGGTATTTTAGAGCAAAGAGTTTTGATTTTAACTGATAATGCTATTGCCATTGCTTTGATGTCTATTAACTATCATACGGGAAGCATTGATTTCTTTGGAGTACACCCGTTATATCGTAAATGTGGTATTGCAAAACTATTTTTGGATAAGGTTATGAATGAACTTTTAGTTGATAAAGACATTTCTGTAACAACATTCCGTGAGGGCGACAAAGCTGATACGGGGTATCGTAAGGCTTACAAAGAATTAGGCTTTGCTGAAGCAGAGTTATTAGTTGAATTTGGTTATCCTACACAAAAATTAGTATTATTCTCAAAAAATGGGGGTAGTACAAATGAATAG